Proteins encoded within one genomic window of Amycolatopsis sp. 2-15:
- a CDS encoding BTAD domain-containing putative transcriptional regulator, whose translation MVREGTWMDFCVLGPLEIWTAGGRLSLPGTRHQRVLATLLLTPNAVVPMARLIEATWEGEPPATATKQVQNCVSALRERLGDPEQRLIVTDGPGYRITVADDQLDLLRFTKGLADAKRFAEQGALRDGVREIRTALKLWRGPALDGLDTPALVSRAARLDEQRLDAFESCVDWQIALGQHREVVDELAEVVAEHPLRERPHAQLMLALDRSGRQADALKVFQRLRTDLAEDLGIDPGPDVRDLHERILRGENRPSGAAPDTAAPDTAAPDTATPDTSAPPDELDRAAKELAAAITRQWTAEAEMRSLKRPEPVPLNWSCTEREVAAAASTVLGARPGEGPDRLVLSGDLTDVVAKFRQVPARQLVVLGEPGAGKSVLAILLTLGLLADPRPGEPVPVLLPLASWNPHREHLHTWLARKLVEEYPGLANTAAYGEDASLRLVLEGRIIPVLDGLDETPPGLHTAAIDALDQAVGAGRPLVVTCRSAEYELAVRQTGAFLTRAAVVEIEPVEIEDTIDFLTARRRSGETRWDPLVRRLRREPTGPLAQALRTPLMVDLARTAYANPATDPGELCDPTRFPDRASVERHLLDSYLPAVYTRKPTPPAQLARPHPPRDYDPAQAERWLTFLARRLERERTRDLAWWQLDRAVPRLVVGLYLGLPPAGLFALTGWLAAGPVIGAIYGGSFAIAGCVTHSVGRRPGPLRVEPRFAGTAGRFARRFAVGEAAGVCLGLGWSLPTWVISLLALVFGLAVGVHVWLGTPLDANRVSSPETVLRHDRAAALSFTLSFMVSLGLFTVWLWRSPPQSPPSKY comes from the coding sequence ATGGTCCGGGAAGGGACGTGGATGGACTTCTGTGTGCTGGGGCCGTTGGAGATCTGGACGGCCGGGGGACGGCTGTCCCTCCCCGGAACCCGGCACCAGCGCGTGTTGGCGACGTTGTTGCTCACCCCCAACGCCGTCGTCCCGATGGCGAGGCTCATCGAGGCCACGTGGGAGGGCGAGCCGCCCGCCACGGCCACCAAGCAGGTGCAGAACTGCGTGTCGGCCCTGCGCGAACGGCTCGGTGACCCCGAGCAGCGCCTCATCGTCACCGACGGCCCCGGCTACCGGATCACCGTCGCCGACGACCAGCTCGACCTGCTCCGCTTCACCAAGGGCCTCGCCGACGCGAAGCGCTTCGCCGAGCAGGGTGCGCTGCGCGACGGCGTGCGCGAGATCCGGACCGCGCTCAAGCTTTGGCGTGGCCCCGCACTCGACGGGCTCGATACCCCCGCGCTGGTCAGCCGCGCCGCCCGGCTGGACGAGCAGCGCCTCGACGCGTTCGAGTCGTGCGTCGACTGGCAGATCGCGCTCGGCCAGCACCGCGAGGTCGTCGACGAACTCGCCGAGGTCGTCGCCGAGCACCCGCTCCGCGAACGGCCGCATGCCCAGCTGATGCTCGCGCTCGACCGCTCCGGCCGGCAAGCAGACGCGCTCAAGGTGTTCCAGCGCCTGCGCACCGACCTCGCCGAGGATCTGGGCATCGACCCCGGCCCCGACGTCCGCGACCTGCACGAACGCATCCTCCGCGGCGAGAATCGCCCGTCGGGCGCCGCGCCCGACACCGCCGCGCCCGACACCGCCGCGCCCGACACCGCCACACCCGACACTTCCGCGCCCCCGGACGAGCTCGACCGCGCGGCGAAGGAGCTCGCCGCGGCGATCACCCGGCAGTGGACCGCCGAAGCCGAGATGCGCTCGCTCAAGCGTCCGGAGCCGGTGCCGTTGAACTGGTCGTGCACCGAGCGCGAGGTCGCCGCCGCTGCGTCGACAGTGCTCGGCGCGCGCCCCGGCGAAGGCCCGGACCGCCTGGTGCTGAGCGGCGACCTGACCGACGTCGTCGCGAAGTTCCGGCAGGTCCCGGCTCGGCAGCTCGTGGTGCTCGGCGAGCCCGGCGCCGGCAAGTCCGTACTGGCGATCCTCCTCACTCTCGGTCTGCTGGCGGACCCGCGACCGGGCGAGCCGGTGCCGGTGCTGTTGCCGCTCGCCTCCTGGAACCCGCACCGCGAGCACCTGCACACCTGGCTGGCGCGCAAGCTGGTCGAGGAGTACCCGGGCCTCGCGAACACCGCCGCCTACGGCGAGGACGCCAGCCTGCGCCTGGTCCTCGAGGGCCGGATCATCCCGGTCCTCGACGGCCTCGACGAAACCCCGCCAGGCCTCCACACCGCCGCGATCGATGCCCTCGACCAAGCCGTCGGCGCCGGCCGCCCGCTGGTGGTGACCTGCCGCAGCGCCGAGTACGAGCTCGCGGTCCGCCAAACGGGCGCCTTCCTGACCCGGGCCGCCGTGGTGGAGATCGAGCCGGTCGAGATCGAGGACACGATCGACTTCCTCACCGCACGCCGACGCTCCGGCGAGACCCGCTGGGACCCGCTCGTCCGCCGGCTGCGCCGCGAACCGACCGGGCCGCTCGCCCAAGCCTTGCGCACGCCCCTGATGGTCGACCTGGCCAGGACCGCCTACGCGAACCCCGCCACCGACCCCGGCGAACTCTGCGACCCCACGCGATTCCCGGACCGCGCATCCGTCGAACGACACCTCCTCGACTCGTACCTCCCCGCCGTCTACACCCGCAAACCCACACCTCCCGCTCAGCTCGCCCGCCCACACCCGCCGCGCGACTACGACCCCGCGCAGGCCGAGCGCTGGCTCACCTTCCTCGCGCGCCGGCTCGAACGCGAACGCACCCGCGACCTCGCCTGGTGGCAGCTGGACCGCGCCGTGCCGAGGCTCGTCGTCGGCCTGTACCTCGGGCTGCCGCCGGCGGGGTTGTTCGCCCTCACCGGCTGGCTGGCCGCCGGCCCGGTGATCGGCGCGATCTACGGCGGCTCCTTCGCGATCGCGGGCTGCGTCACGCACAGCGTCGGGCGCCGCCCGGGTCCGCTGCGAGTGGAACCGAGGTTCGCGGGTACCGCCGGCCGCTTCGCCCGCCGGTTCGCGGTGGGCGAAGCGGCCGGAGTCTGCCTCGGCCTCGGCTGGTCGCTCCCGACCTGGGTGATCAGCCTGCTCGCGCTCGTGTTCGGTCTGGCCGTCGGCGTGCACGTCTGGCTGGGCACGCCGCTGGATGCGAACCGGGTGTCCAGCCCGGAGACCGTGCTGCGCCACGATCGCGCCGCGGCCCTCTCGTTCACGTTGTCATTCATGGTCTCCCTCGGTCTCTTTACGGTTTGGCTCTGGCGCTCACCCCCGCAGAGTCCACCTTCGAAATACTGA
- a CDS encoding Smr/MutS family protein produces MKLKLDLHDIYNRSGDIDRALRAVIDEAVAKKAPLVEIIPGKGSGQLKKHVLRFLEQEQIKALYHRVEKDKDNFGRVFVHFRWK; encoded by the coding sequence ATGAAGCTCAAACTCGACCTGCACGACATCTACAACCGCAGCGGCGATATCGACCGGGCGCTGCGGGCGGTGATCGACGAGGCCGTGGCGAAGAAGGCGCCGCTCGTGGAGATCATCCCGGGCAAGGGGTCCGGCCAGCTGAAGAAGCACGTGCTGCGGTTTCTGGAGCAGGAACAGATCAAGGCGCTCTACCACCGTGTGGAGAAGGACAAGGACAACTTCGGGCGGGTGTTCGTGCACTTCAGGTGGAAGTAG
- a CDS encoding peptidase inhibitor family I36 protein, translating into MSKIRSAAAIAAAIAGVAAGTVVAAAPASAATAPCPANYYCFYQNASYTGWHLNYSSTPSGSFNNPPASSGDKRSQLSSIINNGNRTICLYNHRGVLGDKLILKVGPFKDYKNLADIPGTNDKADSWKINAC; encoded by the coding sequence ATGTCGAAGATCCGTTCCGCCGCCGCGATCGCGGCCGCCATCGCCGGTGTCGCCGCCGGCACCGTGGTCGCCGCAGCGCCGGCCTCCGCCGCGACCGCGCCCTGCCCGGCGAACTATTACTGCTTCTACCAGAACGCGAGCTACACGGGCTGGCACCTGAACTACAGCTCCACCCCGTCGGGAAGCTTCAACAACCCGCCGGCGTCCAGCGGGGACAAGCGCAGCCAGCTGTCGTCGATCATCAACAACGGCAATCGCACCATCTGCCTCTACAACCACCGCGGCGTCCTGGGCGACAAGCTGATCCTCAAGGTCGGTCCGTTCAAGGACTACAAGAACCTGGCCGACATCCCGGGCACCAACGACAAGGCCGACTCCTGGAAGATCAACGCCTGCTGA